In Brachypodium distachyon strain Bd21 chromosome 2, Brachypodium_distachyon_v3.0, whole genome shotgun sequence, one genomic interval encodes:
- the LOC100828186 gene encoding F-box/FBD/LRR-repeat protein At1g13570 isoform X1 codes for MNLVIDTVMGCLPIPSVSRAGSLSAAAEEDYDGEDRISELPYEILCDIVSRLPVKDAARTRCVSSRWHHVWHSAPLVLYDEHLVPARDREAGERISEKHFAAIGSVLAQHPGPFRVVHLSCCCFESYLNELYIWSGLLAARDVHGLVLVNQPIPMDMILPPEVFGCAALRRLYLGFWALPEIAGLPDGGAVFPHLRELGLLMTGMTGKDLEHMLASSPLLEKLLLVCSRGMPQLVRLRGQSLRCVLFCKYAALEIAVMDAPLLERLILHKAWVRGCEVLRISMASAPRLQVLGYLDAGEHGLKIGSTVIKVDTKESPDASVPSVKILAVKVNLGAFSEVNTLYSFLRCFPHIETRHLQSAATAVKSTDIPHEEFLQNLDHIQCLQSHIKNLVLHEFLGDRYETSFLKNFCGTAKAMQKLTLVVSDEKLASLDVMKTFLRVIASHTANLSHTETGQCCMVLLVEPAAQQDWDCHKSSDLLVNDPFLPQQVNDIQFSNEGE; via the exons ATGAATTTGGTGATCGACACCGTCATGGGATGCCTCCCCATCCCCTCCGTCTCCAGAGCCGGCTCCCTCTCCGCGGCAGCCGAGGAGGACTACGACGGCGAGGACCGCATCAGCGAACTCCCCTACGAAATCCTCTGCGACATCGTCTCCCGACTGCCCGTCAAGGATGCCGCCCGTACCAGGTGCGTGTCCTCCCGCTGGCACCACGTCTGGCACTCCGCCCCGCTGGTCCTCTACGACGAGCACCTCGTCCCCGCCCGCGACCGTGAGGCCGGGGAACGCATCTCAGAGAAGCACTTCGCCGCCATCGGCAGCGTATTGGCGCAGCATCCGGGCCCGTTCCGCGTCGTCCACCTCTCGTGCTGCTGCTTCGAGTCTTACCTGAACGAGCTGTATATCTGGTCGGGCCTGCTCGCCGCCAGAGACGTTCATGGTCTCGTTCTGGTTAATCAGCCCATACCCATGGACATGATACTTCCGCCCGAGGTCTTCGGCTGCGCGGCTCTACGCCGCCTCTACCTCGGTTTCTGGGCTCTCCCGGAAATCGCGGGCCTCCCCGATGGCGGTGCCGTTTTCCCTCACCTCCGGGAGCTCGGCCTCCTCATGACCGGCATGACCGGCAAGGACCTCGAGCATATGCTCGCCTCCAGCCCCCTGCTGGAGAAGCTCTTGCTTGTCTGCAGCAGAGGTATGCCCCAACTTGTGCGCCTCCGCGGCCAAAGCCTCCGGTGCGTGCTCTTCTGTAAGTACGCGGCGCTAGAGATTGCAGTCATGGACGCGCCGCTCTTGGAGAGACTTATCCTGCATAAGGCGTGGGTGCGAGGGTGTGAAGTTTTAAGAATCAGCATGGCGTCTGCACCTCGGCTACAAGTGCTTGGTTACTTGGATGCAGGCGAACATGGCCTGAAGATTGGGTCGACTGTCATCAAG gtTGACACAAAAGAAAGTCCAGACGCCTCAGTCCCAAGTGTCAAAATATTGGCAGTCAAGGTGAATTTGGGTGCCTTCAGTGAAGTAAACACGCTATACAGCTTCCTCAGATGCTTTCCACACATTGAGACCCGCCACCTGCAG TCTGCTGCAACAGCAGTTAAATCCACTGACATACCCCATGAAGAGTTCTTGCAGAATCTTGATCATATTCAATGTCTGCAGTCACACATCAAGAATTTGGTTCTCCATGAGTTTCTTGGGGATCGATATGAGACTTCATTCCTCAAGAACTTCTGCGGTACAGCAAAGGCAATGCAAAAACTGACACTTGTGGTGTCTGATGAAAAACTTGCTTCCTTGGATGTAATGAAGACTTTTCTGAGGGTTATAGCTTCTCACACTGCAAATCTGTCTCACACTGAGACTGGTCAATGCTGTATGGTGTTACTTGTGGAGCCTGCAGCACAGCAGGACTGGGACTGCCATAAGTCATCTGATCTTCTGGTCAATGACCCTTTTCTTCCTCAACAGGTCAATGATATTCAGTTCAGTAATGAGGGCGAATGA
- the LOC100833389 gene encoding RWD domain-containing protein 1 isoform X4 codes for MEDYEQEQEMEMEALQAILMDDIKEIDPSESGIDTTSRCFEILLSPQDDDFDEAAHVPVQMALIFAHTEKYPDEPPLVNVKSVRGIKPEDLTSLKEKLDQEVIIPHGEAVTKESFTAWRERFEAELALQRAKLMPESSLTAPKEKKLTGRQYFESGRHMMKGSSTLAEEDEEEEEEDIELDDFEDDEEDMLEHFLAEQTGKSSA; via the exons ATGGAAGATTacgagcaggagcaggagatggagatggaggccTTGCAGGCCATCCTCATGGACGACATCAAGG AGATCGACCCCAGCGAGAGCGGGATCGACACCACTTCCCGCTGCTTCGAGATCCTGCTATCCCCTCAG GATGATGATTTTGACGAGGCGGCTCATGTTCCAG TTCAAATGGCGCTGATTTTTGCACACACTGAGAAGTACCCAGATGAGCCTCCACTTGTGAATGTCAAAAG TGTGCGGGGTATTAAACCAGAAGACCTTACATCCTTGAAAGAAAAGCTTGACCAAGAG GTCATTATACCCCATGGTGAAGCTGTGACTAAGGAGAGTTTTACCGCCTGGAGAGAGCGTTTTGAAGCTGAATTGGCGCTACAACGTGCTAA GCTTATGCCAGAGTCATCTCTTACAGCCccaaaggaaaagaaactcACCGGGAGACAGTATTTTGAAAGTGGAAGGCATATGATG AAAGGATCGAGTACACTTGcagaagaagacgaggaagaggaggaggaggacattGAACTTGATGATTTTGAAG acgacgaggaggacatGCTCGAGCATTTTTTAGCAGAACAGACAGGGAAGTCATCAGCTTAG
- the LOC100833389 gene encoding RWD domain-containing protein 1 isoform X1 codes for MADYEQEQEMEMEALQAILMDDIKEIDPSESGIDTTSRCFEILLSPQDDDFDEAAHVPVQMALIFAHTEKYPDEPPLVNVKSVRGIKPEDLTSLKEKLDQEANENLGMAMVYTLLDSAKEWLTEKYGQNAVDEEPEETDEPAEEVIIPHGEAVTKESFTAWRERFEAELALQRAKLMPESSLTAPKEKKLTGRQYFESGRHMMKGSSTLAEEDEEEEEEDIELDDFEDDEEDMLEHFLAEQTGKSSA; via the exons ATGGCAG ATTacgagcaggagcaggagatggagatggaggccTTGCAGGCCATCCTCATGGACGACATCAAGG AGATCGACCCCAGCGAGAGCGGGATCGACACCACTTCCCGCTGCTTCGAGATCCTGCTATCCCCTCAG GATGATGATTTTGACGAGGCGGCTCATGTTCCAG TTCAAATGGCGCTGATTTTTGCACACACTGAGAAGTACCCAGATGAGCCTCCACTTGTGAATGTCAAAAG TGTGCGGGGTATTAAACCAGAAGACCTTACATCCTTGAAAGAAAAGCTTGACCAAGAG GCAAATGAGAATCTTGGCATGGCTATGGTATATACTCTTCTTGACTCGGCTAAAGAATGGTTAACTGAGAAATATGGTCAAAATGCTGTAGATGAGGAACCTGAGGAAACTGATGAACCAGCAGAGGAG GTCATTATACCCCATGGTGAAGCTGTGACTAAGGAGAGTTTTACCGCCTGGAGAGAGCGTTTTGAAGCTGAATTGGCGCTACAACGTGCTAA GCTTATGCCAGAGTCATCTCTTACAGCCccaaaggaaaagaaactcACCGGGAGACAGTATTTTGAAAGTGGAAGGCATATGATG AAAGGATCGAGTACACTTGcagaagaagacgaggaagaggaggaggaggacattGAACTTGATGATTTTGAAG acgacgaggaggacatGCTCGAGCATTTTTTAGCAGAACAGACAGGGAAGTCATCAGCTTAG
- the LOC100833389 gene encoding RWD domain-containing protein 1 isoform X2 — MEDYEQEQEMEMEALQAILMDDIKEIDPSESGIDTTSRCFEILLSPQDDDFDEAAHVPVQMALIFAHTEKYPDEPPLVNVKSVRGIKPEDLTSLKEKLDQEANENLGMAMVYTLLDSAKEWLTEKYGQNAVDEEPEETDEPAEEVIIPHGEAVTKESFTAWRERFEAELALQRAKLMPESSLTAPKEKKLTGRQYFESGRHMMKGSSTLAEEDEEEEEEDIELDDFEDDEEDMLEHFLAEQTGKSSA, encoded by the exons ATGGAAGATTacgagcaggagcaggagatggagatggaggccTTGCAGGCCATCCTCATGGACGACATCAAGG AGATCGACCCCAGCGAGAGCGGGATCGACACCACTTCCCGCTGCTTCGAGATCCTGCTATCCCCTCAG GATGATGATTTTGACGAGGCGGCTCATGTTCCAG TTCAAATGGCGCTGATTTTTGCACACACTGAGAAGTACCCAGATGAGCCTCCACTTGTGAATGTCAAAAG TGTGCGGGGTATTAAACCAGAAGACCTTACATCCTTGAAAGAAAAGCTTGACCAAGAG GCAAATGAGAATCTTGGCATGGCTATGGTATATACTCTTCTTGACTCGGCTAAAGAATGGTTAACTGAGAAATATGGTCAAAATGCTGTAGATGAGGAACCTGAGGAAACTGATGAACCAGCAGAGGAG GTCATTATACCCCATGGTGAAGCTGTGACTAAGGAGAGTTTTACCGCCTGGAGAGAGCGTTTTGAAGCTGAATTGGCGCTACAACGTGCTAA GCTTATGCCAGAGTCATCTCTTACAGCCccaaaggaaaagaaactcACCGGGAGACAGTATTTTGAAAGTGGAAGGCATATGATG AAAGGATCGAGTACACTTGcagaagaagacgaggaagaggaggaggaggacattGAACTTGATGATTTTGAAG acgacgaggaggacatGCTCGAGCATTTTTTAGCAGAACAGACAGGGAAGTCATCAGCTTAG
- the LOC100828186 gene encoding F-box/FBD/LRR-repeat protein At5g53840 isoform X2, with the protein MNLVIDTVMGCLPIPSVSRAGSLSAAAEEDYDGEDRISELPYEILCDIVSRLPVKDAARTRCVSSRWHHVWHSAPLVLYDEHLVPARDREAGERISEKHFAAIGSVLAQHPGPFRVVHLSCCCFESYLNELYIWSGLLAARDVHGLVLVNQPIPMDMILPPEVFGCAALRRLYLGFWALPEIAGLPDGGAVFPHLRELGLLMTGMTGKDLEHMLASSPLLEKLLLVCSRGMPQLVRLRGQSLRCVLFCKYAALEIAVMDAPLLERLILHKAWVRGCEVLRISMASAPRLQVLGYLDAGEHGLKIGSTVIKVDTKESPDASVPSVKILAVKVNLGAFSEVNTLYSFLRCFPHIETRHLQSHIKNLVLHEFLGDRYETSFLKNFCGTAKAMQKLTLVVSDEKLASLDVMKTFLRVIASHTANLSHTETGQCCMVLLVEPAAQQDWDCHKSSDLLVNDPFLPQQVNDIQFSNEGE; encoded by the exons ATGAATTTGGTGATCGACACCGTCATGGGATGCCTCCCCATCCCCTCCGTCTCCAGAGCCGGCTCCCTCTCCGCGGCAGCCGAGGAGGACTACGACGGCGAGGACCGCATCAGCGAACTCCCCTACGAAATCCTCTGCGACATCGTCTCCCGACTGCCCGTCAAGGATGCCGCCCGTACCAGGTGCGTGTCCTCCCGCTGGCACCACGTCTGGCACTCCGCCCCGCTGGTCCTCTACGACGAGCACCTCGTCCCCGCCCGCGACCGTGAGGCCGGGGAACGCATCTCAGAGAAGCACTTCGCCGCCATCGGCAGCGTATTGGCGCAGCATCCGGGCCCGTTCCGCGTCGTCCACCTCTCGTGCTGCTGCTTCGAGTCTTACCTGAACGAGCTGTATATCTGGTCGGGCCTGCTCGCCGCCAGAGACGTTCATGGTCTCGTTCTGGTTAATCAGCCCATACCCATGGACATGATACTTCCGCCCGAGGTCTTCGGCTGCGCGGCTCTACGCCGCCTCTACCTCGGTTTCTGGGCTCTCCCGGAAATCGCGGGCCTCCCCGATGGCGGTGCCGTTTTCCCTCACCTCCGGGAGCTCGGCCTCCTCATGACCGGCATGACCGGCAAGGACCTCGAGCATATGCTCGCCTCCAGCCCCCTGCTGGAGAAGCTCTTGCTTGTCTGCAGCAGAGGTATGCCCCAACTTGTGCGCCTCCGCGGCCAAAGCCTCCGGTGCGTGCTCTTCTGTAAGTACGCGGCGCTAGAGATTGCAGTCATGGACGCGCCGCTCTTGGAGAGACTTATCCTGCATAAGGCGTGGGTGCGAGGGTGTGAAGTTTTAAGAATCAGCATGGCGTCTGCACCTCGGCTACAAGTGCTTGGTTACTTGGATGCAGGCGAACATGGCCTGAAGATTGGGTCGACTGTCATCAAG gtTGACACAAAAGAAAGTCCAGACGCCTCAGTCCCAAGTGTCAAAATATTGGCAGTCAAGGTGAATTTGGGTGCCTTCAGTGAAGTAAACACGCTATACAGCTTCCTCAGATGCTTTCCACACATTGAGACCCGCCACCTGCAG TCACACATCAAGAATTTGGTTCTCCATGAGTTTCTTGGGGATCGATATGAGACTTCATTCCTCAAGAACTTCTGCGGTACAGCAAAGGCAATGCAAAAACTGACACTTGTGGTGTCTGATGAAAAACTTGCTTCCTTGGATGTAATGAAGACTTTTCTGAGGGTTATAGCTTCTCACACTGCAAATCTGTCTCACACTGAGACTGGTCAATGCTGTATGGTGTTACTTGTGGAGCCTGCAGCACAGCAGGACTGGGACTGCCATAAGTCATCTGATCTTCTGGTCAATGACCCTTTTCTTCCTCAACAGGTCAATGATATTCAGTTCAGTAATGAGGGCGAATGA
- the LOC100827878 gene encoding peptidyl-prolyl cis-trans isomerase CYP59: protein MSVLIVTSVGDITVDLHTFCCPLTTRNFLKLCKMKYYKGCLFHKVEKDFLAQSGDPTGTGSGGDSVYKFLYGDQARFFSDEIRPKLRHSRIGTVAMASAGENCNASQFYITLRADIDYLDDKHTVFGIVAEGLDTLKKMNEAYVDDRKRPFKDIRIKHTYILDDPFSDPPQLAKFILESSPIGKPRDEVAEERLDDGWMPSDETTTPKQLEEMIRSKEAHANAVILESVGDIPDADVKPPDNVLFVAKLNPITRDEDLYTIFSRFGTVESAEIIRDYKTGDSLCYAFIEFETKEACERSRVDMDNCLIDDRRIHVDFSQSVSKLWCQFRNSEPGAKKDGWFRRGRDRDQGVERKTKGHVLKDENTQRDGCNNRRSYDMVFQEPGAHQQDRYASRRKIQKVNGQDRYNDHGNRK from the coding sequence ATGTCGGTTTTAATTGTCACCAGCGTGGGCGACATCACGGTGGATCTCCACACCTTTTGCTGCCCCCTCACCACCAGGAACTTTCTCAAGCTCTGCAAGATGAAGTATTACAAGGGGTGTTTGTTTCACAAAGTGGAGAAGGATTTCTTGGCACAATCCGGGGACCCAACTGGAACAGGCAGCGGAGGTGATTCTGTGTACAAGTTCCTTTATGGTGATCAAGCTCGATTTTTCAGTGATGAGATCCGCCCAAAATTGAGGCATTCACGAATTGGCACGGTTGCTATGGCAAGTGCAGGTGAAAACTGCAATGCCTCGCAGTTCTACATCACCTTGCGCGCCGATATTGACTACCTTGATGATAAACACACCGTGTTTGGGATCGTTGCTGAAGGTCTTGACACACTGAAGAAGATGAATGAAGCATATGTTGATGACAGGAAAAGACCATTCAAGGACATTAGGATTAAGCATACATATATCTTGGACGATCCATTCAGTGATCCTCCTCAGCTTGCTAAATTTATTCTTGAAAGTTCTCCCATTGGGAAGCCACGTGATGAGGTTGCAGAAGAGCGGTTAGACGACGGTTGGATGCCTTCCGATGAAACAACGACTCCTAAACAGCTGGAGGAGATGATCCGCTCCAAAGAAGCACATGCTAACGCAGTGATCCTTGAAAGTGTTGGAGACATTCCAGACGCTGACGTCAAACCACCGGACAATGTCTTATTTGTAGCCAAACTCAATCCGATAACACGAGATGAAGATTTGTATACAATCTTTTCTCGATTTGGAACTGTGGAATCAGCTGAAATAATTCGTGATTACAAGACTGGAGATAGCTTGTGCTATGCCTTCATTGAATTTGAGACAAAAGAAGCTTGTGAACGTTCACGTGTCGATATGGACAACTGTCTCATTGACGACCGGAGGATCCATGTTGATTTCAGTCAAAGCGTTTCAAAATTGTGGTGTCAGTTCAGAAATAGCGAACCAGGTGCAAAAAAAGATGGTTGGTTCAGGCGTGGTCGAGATAGAGATCAAGGTGTTGAGCGAAAAACCAAAGGCCATGTTCTAAAAGATGAGAACACTCAACGAGATGGCTGCAATAACCGTCGAAGTTACGATATGGTCTTTCAGGAGCCCGGTGCCCATCAGCAAGATCGATATGCTAGTCgaagaaaaattcaaaaagtGAATGGTCAGGATAGATACAATGATCATggcaacagaaaataa
- the LOC100833389 gene encoding RWD domain-containing protein 1 isoform X3 has protein sequence MADYEQEQEMEMEALQAILMDDIKEIDPSESGIDTTSRCFEILLSPQDDDFDEAAHVPVQMALIFAHTEKYPDEPPLVNVKSVRGIKPEDLTSLKEKLDQEVIIPHGEAVTKESFTAWRERFEAELALQRAKLMPESSLTAPKEKKLTGRQYFESGRHMMKGSSTLAEEDEEEEEEDIELDDFEDDEEDMLEHFLAEQTGKSSA, from the exons ATGGCAG ATTacgagcaggagcaggagatggagatggaggccTTGCAGGCCATCCTCATGGACGACATCAAGG AGATCGACCCCAGCGAGAGCGGGATCGACACCACTTCCCGCTGCTTCGAGATCCTGCTATCCCCTCAG GATGATGATTTTGACGAGGCGGCTCATGTTCCAG TTCAAATGGCGCTGATTTTTGCACACACTGAGAAGTACCCAGATGAGCCTCCACTTGTGAATGTCAAAAG TGTGCGGGGTATTAAACCAGAAGACCTTACATCCTTGAAAGAAAAGCTTGACCAAGAG GTCATTATACCCCATGGTGAAGCTGTGACTAAGGAGAGTTTTACCGCCTGGAGAGAGCGTTTTGAAGCTGAATTGGCGCTACAACGTGCTAA GCTTATGCCAGAGTCATCTCTTACAGCCccaaaggaaaagaaactcACCGGGAGACAGTATTTTGAAAGTGGAAGGCATATGATG AAAGGATCGAGTACACTTGcagaagaagacgaggaagaggaggaggaggacattGAACTTGATGATTTTGAAG acgacgaggaggacatGCTCGAGCATTTTTTAGCAGAACAGACAGGGAAGTCATCAGCTTAG
- the LOC100833692 gene encoding uncharacterized protein LOC100833692, whose protein sequence is MGSVGGEEEFPAGVTGADAEVGALVWVRRRNGSWWPGRILGQDELPENCVVPPRSAGTPIKLLGRPDGSIDWYNLEKSKRVKAFRCGEYEECIEKAKVLAHQHKRAYNEGKYVRREDAILHALEIERSRFPDENEVDDVVCASQSTYSAKSKNTSGTNKRSSRVARGLYDIEEKSPQGLSPASFKVPQNISSSSTRYASSSRKKRKTSNKFEGNTGQGFRRMRDLIGSKKAPRQKSSAGSNGYQDLPLLESGTSFGYELSSTNGIKNSKQSHSLTKRKRSNIGQAYENSRKKDRRRPLSKLSEDSAVTVPSYSPWDLSGQSSVQYPGDKLSNVFESSKGKSALSVNVNNYSYSSGTSSAETLADASWTNHSGATKAFQLKEEVSGTTGFLNDDCSDGDEVFDTRFTMEDDVLAEGHLHTRESCAYVKDAILKPKRRTTDYSITSSKKQNIQVDKNLLVQQYERKIKHQEQGEDVIGLDAREASASFCKHTDPGNNMEDMIVPGAGGAGVMGQQYCESGPEHDESSETISNHSHSGMVVAASAYYKSPLQMILPEQKPDLKYATCHSVKPIKSVFRDYKLYDVELEADGTFKGHRVPLVSLDSEWNGKPIVGLPVTVKVLDDSCAAESRDVDHPATSSLNHLLKGSKVAEPRQPRSSHASRSKHSGRKKISERDTDKSWRPHTKQSTTSSPKKMRRLSSFASSRRERKNRKPVLGKIGGPTIACIPLRLVFSRINEALSFPVRSGNPTGVALPGLCIEESP, encoded by the exons ATGGGAAGCgtcgggggagaggaggagttccCCGCCGGCGTGACGGGGGCGGACGCCGAGGTGGGTGCGCTCGTCTGGGTGCGCCGCCGCAACGGATCCTGGTGGCCCGGACGGATCCTCGGCCAGGACGAGCTGCCCGAGAACTGCGTCGTCCCGCCGCGCTCCGCCGGCACGCCCATCAAGCTCCTCGGCCGCCCCGACGGCAGCAT TGACTGGTATAATCTTGAGAAGTCTAAGCGTGTGAAGGCATTCCGGTGTGGGGAGTATGAAGAGTGTATAGAAAAAGCTAAGGTTCTAGCTCACCAGCACAAGAGGGCATACAATGAAGGAAAATATGTTCGCAGAGAGGATGCCATTTTACATGCTCTTGAAATCGAAAGATCTCGCTTTCCAGATGAAAACGAGGTAGACGATGTTGTGTGTGCATCCCAGAGCACCTATTCTGCAAAATCTAAAAACACAAGTGGAACCAACAAAAGATCTTCTCGTGTTGCAAGAGGTCTGTATGATATTGAAGAAAAGTCACCTCAAGGTTTATCTCCAGCATCGTTCAAAGTGCCGCAAAATATATCCTCTTCAAGCACTAGATATGCTTCATCATCAAGGAAGAAGCGAAAGACTTCAAACAAATTTGAGGGTAATACAGGTCAAGGATTCCGGCGTATGAGAGACCTTATCGGATCAAAGAAGGCCCCCAGACAGAAGTCAAGTGCAGGTTCAAATGGGTATCAGGATCTACCTCTTCTTGAAAGTGGGACAAGCTTTGGGTATGAGTTGTCTAGCACCAATGGAATAAAAAATAGTAAGCAGTCCCATTCATTGACAAAAAGGAAACGCTCTAATATCGGCCAAGCTTATGAAAATTCAAGGAAGAAAGACAGGCGCCGACCTCTATCGAAATTATCTGAAGATTCAGCGGTGACAGTCCCATCATATTCTCCCTGGGACCTTTCAGGGCAGTCTTCTGTCCAGTACCCTGGAGACAAACTATCCAATGTGTTTGAATCAAGCAAGGGGAAGTCTGCTTTGTCAGTGAATGTGAATAATTATTCATACAGCTCAGGCACTTCAAGTGCAGAGACCTTAGCAGATGCATCATGGACCAATCACAGTGGTGCCACCAAAGCTTTTCAACTGAAGGAAGAAGTCTCAGGCACGACTGGGTTTCTCAATGATGACTGCTCTGATGGTGATGAAGTTTTTGACACTCGCTTTACCATGGAGGATGATGTCCTGGCTGAAG GTCATTTGCACACGCGTGAATCCTGTGCATATGTAAAGGATGCGATCTTAAAACCCAAAAGGCGAACTACTGACTATAGCATTACAAGttccaagaaacaaaacatacAGGTTGATAAGAATTTGTTGGTGCAACAATatgaaaggaaaataaaacacCAGGAACAAGGCGAAGATGTTATTGGGTTGGATGCAAGAGAGGCAAGTGCTTCTTTCTGTAAGCACACTGATCCTGGGAATAACATGGAAGATATGATAGTTCCTGGAGCTGGTGGTGCCGGTGTTATGGGGCAACAATACTGTGAAAGCGGACCTGAGCATGATGAGTCATCTGAAACTATAAGCAACCATTCACACTCGGGGATGGTTGTGGCAGCATCTGCATACTATAAGTCACCGTTGCAAATGATACTGCCTGAGCAGAAACCTGATCTCAAATATGCAACATGCCATTCCGTAAAGCCAATCAAGAGTGTTTTTCGAGACTACAAACTTTATGATGTTGAGTTGGAAGCTGATGGAACTTTTAAGGGTCATCGTGTGCCTCTTGTTTCTCTTGACAGTGAATGGAATGGTAAACCTATTGTGGGGCTCCCTGTAACTGTTAAGGTTTTGGATGATAGCTGTGCTGCAGAAAGTAGAGACGTTGACCATCCAGCAACAAGCAGTCTTAACCACTTGCTGAAGGGGAGCAAAGTTGCAGAACCGCGGCAACCAAGATCGTCACATGCATCAAGATCAAAACACAGTGGTCGTAAAAAGATCTCGGAGCGTGATACGGATAAGTCCTGGCGACCGCATACCAAGCAATCAACAACATCTTCACCAAAGAAAATGCGCAGGCTCTCATCCTTTGCCAGTAGTCGTAGGGAGCGCAAAAACAGAAAGCCTGTACTTGGAAAAATTGGTGGACCCACTATCGCGTGCATCCCGCTTCGACTAGTTTTCAGTAGGATCAATGAAGCATTAAGCTTTCCAGTGAGATCAGGAAACCCCACCGGAGTAGCCCTGCCAGGACTTTGCATTGAAGAGAGCCCCTGA